The following proteins are co-located in the bacterium genome:
- a CDS encoding c-type cytochrome, which translates to MRRTATGLALAALATVVGACARPTTPAAPPAAAAAADAGAIFHRRCAACHGDDARGDGPVAPTLRTPPPDLTRLAADNGGVFPRTRVIDVVSGEIPIAAHGTRDMPVWSLRFRPSSGAATAASLWSTRQLELLTSYLETIQVPASAATSPAGSR; encoded by the coding sequence ATGAGGCGCACCGCGACCGGGCTCGCGCTGGCCGCGCTCGCGACCGTCGTCGGCGCCTGCGCCCGCCCGACCACGCCGGCCGCGCCGCCCGCGGCGGCAGCGGCGGCCGATGCGGGCGCCATCTTCCACCGGCGTTGCGCGGCCTGCCACGGCGACGATGCGCGTGGCGACGGGCCGGTGGCACCGACGCTGCGCACGCCGCCGCCCGATCTGACCCGCCTCGCGGCGGACAACGGCGGCGTCTTCCCGCGCACGCGCGTGATCGACGTCGTCAGCGGCGAGATACCCATCGCCGCGCACGGCACGCGCGACATGCCGGTCTGGAGCCTGCGCTTCCGTCCATCGTCGGGCGCCGCCACGGCGGCCAGCCTGTGGAGCACGCGACAGCTCGAGCTGCTGACATCATACCTGGAGACGATCCAGGTACCGGCGAGCGCCGCGACATCGCCCGCAGGTAGCCGGTGA